Proteins encoded in a region of the Nitrospira sp. genome:
- a CDS encoding methyltransferase domain-containing protein translates to MAQQRDGTNGERIHTSEPRYRLSATGRHETEDERLGLLEDIFDPLSRQRRALVQPGWRCLEVGAGRGSMAVWLAQQVGADGRVVATDVDTTYLHRLDLPNLEVHRHNILSDSLDALSPGSFDLVCARLLLFWLAGKQEIAIHRMVECLRPGGWLIDEDGDWGMVAPIDPSHSHYAPYHRVWKNGGWWLSRGYDPTFGRKLPLLFERCGLVNIHHEASATVVRGGSPWGRWWLQSLEAIRDSEQTDGSLTEKRDKEYGVLTAPLTDPSFWFLNALIHACWGQRGVS, encoded by the coding sequence GTGGCGCAACAGCGAGATGGAACGAACGGTGAGCGTATCCATACATCCGAACCACGGTATCGCCTGTCTGCAACGGGACGCCATGAGACTGAAGATGAGCGGCTCGGTCTCCTCGAAGACATCTTCGATCCCCTTTCGCGTCAACGACGTGCCTTGGTCCAACCCGGCTGGCGCTGTCTCGAAGTGGGCGCAGGCCGAGGATCTATGGCTGTGTGGCTTGCCCAGCAAGTCGGGGCCGACGGTCGAGTCGTGGCGACCGATGTCGATACCACTTACCTCCATCGACTTGACCTCCCGAATCTCGAAGTCCACCGGCACAACATCCTCAGCGATTCATTGGATGCGCTAAGTCCCGGGTCATTCGATCTTGTCTGTGCACGGCTCCTGTTATTTTGGCTTGCGGGCAAACAGGAGATCGCCATCCACCGCATGGTGGAATGCCTGCGACCGGGGGGATGGCTGATCGACGAGGATGGTGACTGGGGCATGGTCGCCCCGATCGATCCTTCTCATTCACACTACGCCCCCTACCATCGCGTCTGGAAGAACGGCGGATGGTGGTTGTCTCGCGGATACGACCCTACGTTTGGACGAAAGCTGCCGCTGTTGTTCGAACGCTGCGGCTTGGTGAATATCCATCACGAAGCGAGTGCAACGGTGGTCCGTGGAGGCAGCCCATGGGGGCGGTGGTGGTTGCAAAGCCTGGAAGCAATACGTGATTCTGAACAGACCGATGGGAGCCTGACTGAGAAACGAGACAAAGAGTACGGAGTGCTCACTGCCCCTTTGACCGACCCATCTTTTTGGTTTCTCAATGCGCTCATCCATGCCTGTTGGGGCCAACGAGGAGTCTCCTGA
- a CDS encoding RES family NAD+ phosphorylase: protein MVVRKIHLPFGDIFSFESLIKDIRSRNRFTPSKSSQYLVSQLIEYARLRRHCVLAEGQVFHRARIHPFNPEELSSYPLPPEEMNAPPAEKTKGGRLNPEGIPYLYIATNEATAIAEVRPWQRAAVSVATLYLVRDVNVVDFCRPTLELPPATEPEDWEKGQEFTWGMVGDSFSIPHHQEDSLRYLPTQFLAEAFKAASFDGIRYESALSPSGQNIALFDCALAKVQIVRRAKVMGVNYKHEWNGS, encoded by the coding sequence ATGGTCGTACGTAAGATTCATCTGCCCTTCGGAGATATTTTTTCGTTCGAGTCTCTCATTAAGGACATCAGGTCTCGAAATCGATTCACTCCGTCAAAATCTTCGCAATATCTGGTGAGTCAACTCATCGAGTATGCGCGGCTGCGACGGCACTGTGTTCTCGCTGAAGGCCAAGTATTCCATCGGGCTCGAATTCATCCCTTCAATCCAGAGGAACTCTCCTCTTATCCGCTTCCGCCCGAAGAAATGAATGCTCCACCGGCCGAAAAAACTAAGGGAGGCCGACTGAATCCGGAAGGCATACCGTACTTGTACATCGCCACAAACGAGGCAACAGCGATTGCTGAAGTGCGCCCCTGGCAGCGAGCTGCTGTGTCGGTGGCCACCTTGTACCTCGTTCGAGACGTGAACGTCGTAGATTTCTGTCGGCCAACATTGGAGTTGCCTCCCGCTACTGAGCCAGAAGACTGGGAAAAGGGCCAAGAATTCACATGGGGTATGGTGGGGGATAGCTTTTCAATACCGCATCACCAGGAAGATAGCCTGCGTTATCTACCCACCCAATTTCTTGCAGAGGCTTTCAAAGCTGCATCCTTTGACGGCATTCGCTACGAAAGCGCCCTGTCTCCTTCAGGTCAGAACATTGCTTTATTTGATTGCGCGCTTGCCAAAGTTCAAATCGTGCGGCGTGCAAAGGTAATGGGAGTTAACTACAAGCATGAGTGGAACGGCTCATAA
- a CDS encoding YbgC/FadM family acyl-CoA thioesterase, whose product MRDTLHERRDTIEVKIYYEDTDCGGVVYYANYLKYFERARTAYLEMRGYSVAALMKQGVFFVVVHAELDYCSPGRYGETLVVETDVGDVTRAALTFSHVVREKVSGRVVVKGSARLAATDGNGKITRLDGVMITALKAGSPA is encoded by the coding sequence ATGCGAGATACGCTTCACGAACGACGAGATACGATCGAAGTTAAAATCTACTACGAAGATACCGATTGTGGTGGGGTCGTCTATTACGCCAATTATCTGAAGTATTTTGAGCGGGCTCGTACCGCATACCTTGAAATGCGAGGATATTCGGTTGCTGCCTTGATGAAGCAGGGCGTCTTCTTCGTGGTCGTGCATGCCGAACTGGACTATTGCTCGCCCGGCCGCTACGGAGAAACGCTGGTCGTCGAAACGGACGTAGGCGACGTGACGAGGGCTGCTCTGACATTTTCCCATGTCGTGCGCGAAAAAGTGAGTGGCCGCGTAGTGGTGAAAGGCTCGGCTCGGTTGGCGGCAACGGACGGGAACGGAAAAATCACACGACTGGACGGAGTCATGATCACTGCCTTGAAAGCGGGCTCGCCTGCTTGA
- a CDS encoding TIGR02710 family CRISPR-associated CARF protein — protein sequence MAQDQPIKTLVIALVDDAASAVYSINRLNPDILCFVLPEGSKALVESDVQPKIQQMPRRWDWIVLAGASEFPSTYQTIARSLPDLLRTWEVQPGELVVDLSGATAAMAGALTLAAFPLTSRVVELVQAREGLEGDRVELGSKTLVWTQTNPWDEQGTVSRREGCELFNRGLFHGAAKMFHDIELLVSGGQKPLYRALKDLAEGYELWERFHYRQAWDKLKTAIKALEMASLWGGPSGLKAVLPPIKANAGFLEKLVLDPAEIKEFVSLDLLAHAERRLRAGHDPEAAMTALVRALEAFAQVRLYKLHKIKSWDVSPGQLPHALQETCRACYLEDIDGKYKLPLQAQFRVLAGLGDQLGQAFLREWQKMKPLLDAANRAVLGHGFEPIKAERVQQLYEVVVKLSGVNEPSLPKFPALHL from the coding sequence ATGGCACAAGATCAACCTATCAAGACACTCGTAATCGCATTGGTCGATGACGCGGCGTCGGCGGTCTACTCAATCAACCGGCTCAACCCGGATATCTTGTGTTTCGTGTTGCCTGAAGGGAGCAAGGCCTTGGTGGAGTCGGACGTCCAACCGAAGATCCAACAGATGCCGAGGCGGTGGGATTGGATCGTGTTGGCGGGCGCTTCGGAGTTTCCATCCACTTACCAGACCATTGCACGGTCCTTGCCGGATCTCTTGCGGACATGGGAGGTACAGCCGGGAGAGCTGGTTGTGGATCTCAGTGGAGCGACGGCGGCGATGGCGGGCGCGCTCACATTGGCGGCGTTCCCTCTGACCTCTCGGGTGGTCGAGCTGGTTCAGGCGCGAGAAGGTCTGGAGGGTGATCGTGTGGAGTTGGGCTCCAAGACGCTGGTCTGGACTCAGACGAATCCATGGGATGAACAGGGGACGGTGTCGCGTCGGGAAGGATGTGAGTTGTTCAACAGAGGTCTGTTTCACGGCGCCGCCAAAATGTTTCACGACATAGAACTGTTAGTAAGTGGTGGACAGAAGCCGTTGTATCGGGCGTTGAAGGATTTAGCCGAGGGCTATGAACTGTGGGAACGGTTTCATTACCGCCAAGCCTGGGATAAATTGAAGACCGCCATCAAGGCCCTTGAGATGGCTTCGCTGTGGGGCGGACCATCTGGGTTGAAGGCGGTACTACCACCCATCAAGGCAAACGCGGGATTCCTTGAGAAACTCGTGCTCGATCCCGCTGAGATCAAAGAATTTGTATCCTTGGATTTGCTCGCCCATGCAGAGAGAAGGCTCCGAGCGGGACATGATCCTGAAGCGGCCATGACCGCACTTGTTCGCGCGCTGGAGGCGTTCGCGCAAGTCCGGCTCTATAAGTTGCACAAGATCAAAAGCTGGGATGTGTCGCCGGGACAGCTTCCGCACGCGCTTCAAGAGACTTGCCGCGCTTGTTATCTTGAAGATATAGACGGCAAGTACAAACTGCCGCTTCAAGCACAATTTCGTGTGCTGGCCGGGTTGGGCGATCAGTTGGGCCAAGCCTTCCTCAGAGAATGGCAGAAGATGAAGCCGTTGCTGGACGCAGCGAACCGCGCGGTCTTGGGGCACGGCTTCGAGCCGATCAAGGCAGAGCGAGTGCAGCAGCTCTATGAGGTGGTCGTCAAACTGTCGGGCGTCAATGAGCCGTCACTGCCGAAGTTTCCTGCGTTGCATCTCTAG
- a CDS encoding NfeD family protein has translation MTWSYWLFMGLVLAGAEMIAPGGFYLLFFGIAALIVGALAGLGIVQTTWLEWLLFSILAVVSLLLFRSPLLRMTRSTPTHVVDSMVGESAVLLDDLPSGHTGKAELRGTTWTTRNDGPSPLAKGQRAIVTSVDGLMLLVRSE, from the coding sequence ATGACCTGGTCGTACTGGTTGTTCATGGGATTAGTCCTTGCCGGCGCAGAAATGATTGCGCCGGGGGGATTCTATCTCCTGTTCTTCGGCATTGCGGCGCTGATCGTTGGCGCACTGGCCGGTCTTGGTATCGTGCAGACTACATGGCTGGAATGGCTGCTGTTCTCCATTCTGGCTGTCGTTTCGCTCCTGCTTTTCCGTAGCCCTCTGCTGCGAATGACCAGAAGTACTCCGACTCATGTGGTGGACAGCATGGTTGGAGAATCCGCCGTTCTACTTGACGATCTTCCTTCGGGGCACACAGGCAAAGCAGAATTGCGCGGCACTACGTGGACTACCCGCAACGACGGACCCTCTCCGCTGGCCAAAGGCCAGCGCGCAATAGTGACAAGCGTGGACGGGTTAATGCTCTTGGTCAGATCAGAATAA